In Streptomyces sp. 71268, the DNA window CGCGTCGACGACGAGCGATGGAAGGTGACGGGTTGGCCACCTGGCCGGTCGACGGGGGTGGATAGGGGCGTCGAACTGGCCACCGGCGCGTGCCCGTGGCACCACCGTGCGTACCCGAGTGTGATCTTGGTCATATCTTCGGGATGTCACTCGATGGCAACCTGCGGCTGCGACAACGGCGGCGTCGGGGTGGTACTCCCGCCTTTGCTCCGTCTTCTCCCCGGGCGTCAACTGCCAGCGCGGTGAGGGGAGTAGCGAGGGGTCCCGGACCGTGGCAGAGTCCAACGCGAGCGGGGCGGCGAGGGGGTCGCCGAGCGATCGGGCGTCGGTCAGTGGCGTCGGCCAGCCCCACCCAGCACAGGCACCAGCACCACCGCACGACCGGTGTTCGCAGATGACCGGGACACGACCGGAATTCCGTACGGCTCTCTGCTGGAGGGCCGCCTTGGCTCGGGGGAGTCCATGAGTGACGACCAACGCTTTCGCGTGGTGCTCAACGATGAGGAGCAGTACTCCATTTGGCCCGCGGCCAGCGAGCTTCCGCCGGGCTGGCGTGCCGAGGGGTTCGAGGGCGCCAAGCAGGACTGCCTGACGCACATCGACGGGGTGTGGACCGACATGCGGCCGGCCAGTCTGCGCCGCGCCACGCCCCGCGCCTCCTGACCCCGGGGCGTCGCCCGTTCCGCCCCGCCCCGCCACCGTCCGACCGTCGATCGCCACCGCGAGCGGCCGGACCCGGCTCGGCATCGACCGCGATGCGAGGGGCCGCCGTGTGCGTCCGCAGGGTGAATCCGCCGTGTGGGGCCACGAGTTGAGCCGCGCTCCACACCCAACCGGTGCGTCGTGAAAGGCAGAAGGTAGACAGTGAGCAACGCCACGGTGCGACACCTGATTTCCACCAAGGACCTGACCGATGCGGAACTGCGCGCCCTGGTCGAGCGGGGCGCCGAGTTCTCCCGCGGCTCCGTCCGCTCCGGTGACCAACTGGCGGGCCTGGTCGCCGGCATCCACTTCCTGAAGACCTCCACCCGTACCCGTACGTCCTTCTCGGCCGCCGCCCTGCGGCTGGGCGCGCAGCTCATCTCGTTCGGGCCCGGCGACCTGCAGACCAACACCGGCGAGACGCTGGAGGACACCGCCGAGGTGCTTTCGCGGATGCTGGACCTGCTGGTGGTGCGGACCGCTGGCGACCCGGCCGAACTGCGGGCCTTCGCCCGGCAGGACCGGATGGCGGTGGTCAACGCGATGACGGCCGACGAGCACCCCACGCAGGCCATCGCCGACCTGACCACGATGCTCGCCCACTTCGGCCGCGTCGAGGGGCTGCGCGTGTGTTACGTGGGGGAGGGCAACAACTCGGCCGCCGCGCTCGCGCTGACGCTCAGCCGCTACCCGGACGTCCAGTTGGAGCTGCGGACGCCACCCGGCTACGGCCTTGACCCGCGGGTACTGGGCCGGGCCCAGCAGAACGCGCGCGCCAGCGGCGCGCGGGTGAGCGAGACGCACTCCATGGCGAGCCCGCCGCGTGATGTCGACGTCATCTACACCACGCGGTGGCAGACGACGGGCACGAGCAAGCCCGACCCGGGGTGGCGTGACGTTTTTGCGCCGTTCCAGGTGACGACCGCGCTCTGGGACGACAGCCCGGACGCGGTCTTCCTGCACGACCTGCCGGCCCACCGCGGCGAAGACGTCACCGCCGAGGTGCTCGACGGCCCGCACAGCCTGGCCTTCGACCAGTCGGAGAACAAGATGTACGCGGCTATGGCCGTCCTGGAATGGTGCGCGGCGAAGCGGTGATCCGCACCGTCGTTCGCTGACTGCCCGCTGAGGTGGCGGCGTGCGGGGCGCCCGCGAGGTGCCCCGCCGTCCGGACGGGGGACGCCCGGTGCTGACTGCTGCCCACGGACAGGTGCTCAGAGCTGATCACATCGACGCGGGAGATTCCGGTGAATCCACTGCCCGCCACCGAGTCCGCAGCGGCTTGGGTGGCCTGGAACGACACGGTCCGTACCGGGTTGGCGGCCACGCTTCCCCACCTGGTGGAGGCGCAGGCGCGGCGCACGCCCGACCATCCGGCGGTCGTCCACGACCGCACCACCCTCAGCTACCGAGAGCTGAACGAGCGGGCCAACCGGCTGGCCCGGGTGCTGGTCGCCCGTGGCGCCGGGCCCGAGGACCTGGTGGCTTTGGCGGTGCCGCGCTCGGAGCGGACGCTGCTGGCCTCGCTGGCCGTGGCCAAGGCGGGGGCGGCGTACGTCCCGGTGGACACCGCGTACCCGGCCGCCCGGATCGCCGCGCTGCTCGGCTCGGCCGAACCGCTGCTGACGCTGACCACCGACGCCGTCGCGGCCGAACTGCCCGCCGGCACACCGGTGTTGGTCCTGGACGACCCGGACACCGCCGAGCTGGTCGGGCGCCAGGACCCGGCCGACCTGACCGACGCCGACCGGCGCGGGCCGCTCGCGGTGGGCAACGCCGCCTACGTCATCCACACCTCCGGGTCCACCGGCGCGCCCAAGGGCGTGGTGGTCACCCACGCCGGGCTGGCCAGCCTCGCCGTCGACCACATCGAACGGTTCGGGATCACCGTGGGCGACGGGGTGCTCCAGTTCGCCTCGTTCAGCTTCGACTGCTCGGTCGGCGACATGCTGATGGCGCTGTGCTCCGGCGCCGCCCTGATCATCCGGCCACGGGACTGCCTGTCCGGCGCCGAGGTGGGCGCGCTCATCGACCGTACGGGCGCCACGCACGTCACCATCCCGCCCCAGGTGCTGGCCGCGCTGCCGTCCGCCACGCACCCCACGCTGCGCACCATCGCCACCGCGGGCGACGTGCTGCCGGCCACGGTGGTGGACCAGTGGGCGCCCGGGCGGCGGATGTTCAACGCGTACGGGCCCACCGAGGCGACCGTGGACGCCGTGGCCACCGAGGTACGCGCCGGCGCGGGGGCCCCACCGCCGATCGGCGGCCCGGTGCTGAACACGCGGGTGTACGTGTTGGACGCCGACCTGTGCCCGGTGCCCGTCGGCGCGGAGGGCGAGCTGTTCATCGCCGGCGCCGGGCTCGCGCGCGGCTACCTGCGGCAGCCGGGACTGACCGCCGAGCGCTTCCTGCCCTGCCCGTTCGGCCCGCCCGGCGGGCGCATGTACCGCACCGGCGACCTGGTGCGGTGGCGGCCCGACGGCAACCTGGAGTTCCGTGGCCGGGTCGACCACCAGGTCAAGATCCGCGGCTTCCGCGTCGAGCCCGGCGAGGTCGAGGCGGCCCTCGCCGCCCACCCGCGGGTCGCGGACTGCGTGGTCGTCGCCCGCGAGGACCGGCCCGGATCCAAGCGCCTGGTCGGCTACGTCGTCCCGGCGCCAGGCCCGCGCCCGGCCGTGGCCGACCTGCGCCGTCACCTCGCCGAGCGGCTGCCCGACTACCTGGTGCCCAGCGCGCTCGTGCTGCTCGACGCCTTCCCGCTCAACCCCAACGGCAAGCTGGACCGCGCCGCCCTGCCCACCCCCGAGCTGACCGGCACCGGCACCGGGCGCGCGCCGAGCACCCCGCGCGAGGAGTTGCTGTGCGCGCTGTTCGCCGAGGTCCTCGGCGTGGGACGGGTCGGGCCCGACGACGCGTTCTTCGACCTCGGCGGCGACAGCGTGCTGGCCATCCGGCTCGCGGCCCGGGTCCGCGAGGCCGGCTGGGTGCTCGCCCCGAAGGACGTGTTCACCCTCCAGCGGGCCGCCGCCCTGGCCGAACGCCTGGAACCCGCGCCCGAGCCCACCAGCGTGCCGACGGGGCCGGTGGGACCGGACTCGCCGCCGGGGCCGGCCGGCCACGGGGCGCGGCCGGAGCCGGCGCCCGGGCTGCTCGCGCTGAGCCAGGAAGACATCGACGACCTCACGGGGGAGTGGGCCAATGAGTTCTGAGCGCCGGGGGCTTTCCGACATCTGGCCGCTGTCACCGTTACAGGAGGGGCTGCTGTTCCTCTCGCTGTTCGAGGAGCGCGGTGCCGGCCTGTACATGCCGCAGATGGTCATCGAACTCGAAGGGCACGTCGAGGCGGACACCCTGCGGGTGGCCGTCGACGCCCTGGTGGACCGGCACGCCACGCTGCGCGCCTGCTTCCGGCTGGCCAAGAAGCAGGGCACGCCCGCCCAGCTCATCCCCGCCACCGTGCGGGTGCCGCTGGCCGAGCACGACCTGACCGGGCTCCCGGAGGACGAGCGCGCGGCCGAACTGGACCGCCTCATGGCCGCCGACCAGGCCGTCCCGTTCGACCTGGCGCAGCCGCCGCTGCTGCGGCTGACGCTGATCAGGCACGGCCGGACCCGCTGGCGACTGGTGCTCACCCACCACCACATCCTGCTCGACGGCTGGTCCATCCCGACGCTGGTGGACGAGTTGCTCACGCTCTACCGGCAGCGCGGCGACACCACCGGGCTGCCGCCCGCCGGGTCGTACAAGAGCTACCTGGAGTGGCTGGGCCGGCAGGACCGGGCCGCGGCCCGCGCGGCGTGGCGGGAGGCGCTCGCCGACCTGGAGGGGCCGACCCTGGTCGCCCCGGAGGCCGCAGGCGCCGTCGCCGGGCCGGCGCGCACCACGCGGGCCAGCCTCGACGCGGCGACCACCGCGGAGCTGGCCGCCCGCGCCCGCGCCGGCCTGCTGACCCTGAACACCGTCGTGCGGGGCGCGTGGGCGCTGGCCCTGTCCAGGCTGACCGGCCGCGACGACGTCGTCTTCGGCGTCACCGTCTCGCACCGACCGCCCGAGGTACCCGGCGTCGACCGGCTCGTGGGGCTGCTCATCAACACCCTGCCGGCCCGACTGCGGGTGCGGCCCGGCGCCTCGCTGGCCGACCAGTTCGCCGGCCTCCAGGAGGAGCAGGCCGCGCTGCTGCCGCACCACGGCATCGGGCTCACCGAGATCCAGCAACTGGCCGGCCACGGCACCCTGTTCGACACCCTGATGGTGTTCCAGAACTACCCCACCCGGCCCGCCGACGCGGGCGCGCGACCGCGCGTGGTCGAGGCGTACGACATCGACGCCACCCACTACCCGCTCGCGCTGACCGTGCTGCCCGGCGACGAGCTGACGCTGCGCCTTGACCACCAGCGTGACGTGCTCGACGACGACGCGGCCGACCGGCTGCTCGACTGGGTGGTGCGGCTGCTGACCGCGTTCGCCGCCGACCCCGGGCAACCGCACTCCGCCGTGGACCTGCTCGGCCCGGCCGAGCGGCGGCGCGTCCTCGTCGAGTGGAACGACACCGCCCACCCGGTGCCGGCCATGACGCTGGTCGACCTGTTCGAGGCGCAGGTGGCGCGCACCCCCGACCTGGTGGCCGCCGCGTACGGGGACCACGCCCACACCTTCGCCGCACTCAACGAACGGGCCAACAAGCTGGCCCGGGTGCTGGTGGCGCGCGGCGCCGGGCCCGAGCGGCTGGTGGGCCTCACGCTGCGGCACTCGGCCGAGATGATGCCGGCCGTGCTGGCCATCCAGAAGTCCGGCGCCGCCTACGTGCCCATCGACCCGGACTACCCGGGCCCGCGCATCGCCCACCTGGTCAGCGACTCCGCACCGGTCACCGTCGTCACCACCAGCGCGGACGCCGCCGCCCTGCCACCCGGCACCCCCACGCTGCTCCTGGACGACCCGGCCGTGGTCGCCGAGGCCGACGCGGCCAGCGGCGCCGACCTCACCGACGCCGACCGCGACGCGCCCCTGCTGCCGGCCCACCCCGTCTACGTCATCTACACCTCCGGCTCCACCGGCAGGCCCAAGGGCGTGGTCATGGAGCACCGCAACGCGGTCAACCTGTTCCACAACCACCGCACCGAGTTCTTCCGCCCGGCCGCAGAGCGGGCCGGCGCGCGGCGGCTGCGGCTCGCGCTGACCTCCTCCATCTCCTTCGACGCGTCGGTGGCCGGCATGATGTGGCTGCTCGACGGGCACGAACTGCACCTGATCAGCGACGACTGCCGGTACGACCCGGCCAGGTTCGTACGCTTCACCACCGAGCGGCGCATCGACCTGGTGGACGTCACCCCCTCCTTCGCCGAACAACTGCTGCTCGCCGGCCTCCTCGAAGGACCCCAGCACCCGAGGGTCCTCGTGCTCGGCGGCGAGGCCATCGGCGAGGCTCTGCTGGCCGAGGTCGGCCGGCTCTCCGGCGTCGAGGCGTACAACTGCTACGGGCCCACCGAGTGCACCGCCGACGCCACCAGCCCGCAGCGACTGGGCGACGGCGGCGTGCAGAACATCGGCCGCCCGGTGTGGAACGGCCGCGCCTTCGTGCTCGACGCGGCGTACGCGCCGGTGCCCGTCGGCGTCGTGGGCGAGCTGTACATCGCCGGCGCCGGCGTCTCCCGTGGCTACCTGGGCCGCCCGGGGCTGACCGCCGACCGGTACGTGCCCTGCCCCTTCGGGGTGGGCGAGCGCATGTACCGCACCGGCGACCTGGTGCGCTGGCGGGACGACGGCACGCTGGAGTACGTCGGCCGCGCCGACGAACAGGTCAAGATCCGCGGCTTCCGGGTCGAACTCGGCGAGATCGAGGCCGTACTCCTCCAACACCCCCAGGTCGCCCAGGCCACCGTGCTGGCCAGGGACGGCGCGACCGGCGGCGGCAGGCGACTGGTGGCCTACGTCGTGCCACCCGACGGCGCGGGCGTCGCGCCCACCCTGGGCACCGGCGAGTTCCCCGCCGCGCTGCGCCGCTTCGCCGCCGAGAAGCTGCCCGACTACATGGTGCCGGCCGCCGTCGTCGTCCTGGCCGGGCTGCCGCTCAGCCCCAACGGCAAGCTCGACCGCGGCAGGCTCCCGGCCCCCGAACTCGCCGGCCTCGCCACCAGCCGCGCCCCGCGTACCACGCTGGAGGAGCGGCTGTGCGAGCTGTTCGCCGAGACCCTGGGCGGCGCCCGACTCGGCATCGACGACAGCTTCTTCGACCTCGGCGGCAACTCGCTGCTCGCCATGCGCCTCGCCTCCCGGGTGCGCACCGTCCTGGACGCCGAACTCCCGGTGCGGGCCGTCTTCGACTCGCCCACCGTCGCCGGCATCGCCGACAAGCTGGGCGGCGCGCCCGCCGCCGGGCCGCCCCCGCGCCCGCGCCCGCGCGGCACCCAGGCGCCCACCTCCTTCGGGCAGCGCCGGCTGTGGCTGCTCGACACGATGGACCCCGCGCACTCCCCGTACAAGATCCCGCTGGCCATCCGGCTCGCGGGCGAGCTGGACCGGGACGCGCTGCGCCGGGCGCTGGCCGACGTCGTCGCCCGGCACGAGGTGCTGCGCACCGTCTACCCCGAGCGCGACGGCGAGCCCCAGCAGGCGATCCTCACCGCCGACCGGGCCGCGCCGGAGCTGGCGGAGCGGACCGCCACCGTGGCCGAGCTGCCCGACGCGCTGATCGCCGAGACCTTCCGCCCCTTCGACCTGCGCACCCAGCCCCCGCTGCGGGCCACCCTCTTCTCCCACGGCCCGGGCGAGTGGACGCTGCTGCTCGTCGTCCACCACATCGCCGCCGACGGCTGGTCCATGCGCCCCCTGGCCGACGACCTGTCCCGGGCCTACGCCGCCCGCCGTGCCGGGCGCGCCCCGGACTGGCGACCGCTGCCCGTCCAGTACGCCGACTACGCCGCCTGGCAGCACGAGCGGCTGGGCTCCGAGGCCGACCCGGACAGCCTGCTGACCCGCCAGCTCGCCCACTGGCGCGACGCGCTGGCCGGCCTGCCCGACGAACTGGCGCTGCCCACCGACCGGCCGCGCCCGGCCACCAGCGCCCGGCGCGGCGGGGCCGAACTGTTCACCGTGGACGCCGAGCTGCACGCGGCGCTCGCCAGGCTCGCCGCGCGGCGCCAGGCCAGCCTGTTCATGGTGGTCCAGGCCGCGCTGGCCGCGCTCCTGCACCGGCTCGGCGCCGGCACCGAGATCCCCATCGGCACCCCGGTCGCCGGCCGCGCCGACCCGGCCCTCGACGACCTGGTCGGCTTCTTCGTCAACTCGCTCGTGCTGCGCACCGACGTCGCGGGGGACCCCGCCTTCGGCGAACTCCTGGAGCGCGTACGCCAGGTGGACCTGGCCGCCTACGCCCACCAGGACGTGCCCTTCGAGCGGCTGGTCGAGGTGGTCAACCCGACCCGGGTCGCCGGCCGCAACCCGCTGTTCCAGGTCGAGCTGGGCGTCCAGGAGAACGCCGACGAGGAGCCGGAGTTCGCGGGGCTCACGGCCACCAGCGTCCCGGTGGGCTCGGCGGCCGTGCCCTTCGACCTCTCCTTCGAGCTGAGCGCCCGCACCACCGACGCGGGCCCGGCCGGGATGCGCGGCCGGCTCGACTACAGCACCGAGCTGTTCGACCCGGCCACCGCCCGCGCCCTGGTCGATCGCCTGCTGCGGGTGCTGCGCCAGGTCGCCGCCGACCCGAGCCGCACGATCGGCTCCCTCGACGTGCTCGGCGACGCCGAACGCCACCGCCTGCTGGTGGAGTTCAACCGCAGCCAACGGCCCACCGACCTCACCGACGTGGTGGCCCGCGTCCAGCACTTCGCCGCCACCACGCCGGACGCCGTCGCGCTCGTAGACGACCGGGGCCCGGTGGACTACGCCACCCTCGCAGGCCGGGCCTCCGCGCTCGCGCGCCGGCTGGTCGAGGCCGGCGCCGGCCACGGCGCCGTGGTCGCCGTCCTCGCCCGCCGCTCGGCCGCCGTGCCCACCGCGCTGCTCGGCATCCTCGGCGCCGGCGCCGCCTACCTGCCGCTCGACCCCACAGGGCCGACCGGCCGCAACGCCGACATGCTGGCCCGCGGTGGCGCCACCGCCGTCCTCGCCGACCCCGAACTGACGGCTAAAGCAGCGGAGTTGACCGGGCTGGTCGACGGTGAGGTGGCCGTCATCGCGCTGGACGGGGAGGCCGACGCGCCGGACGCGCTGGCCCCGCCCGTCGGTACCCCGGACGACCTGGCGTACATCCTGTTCACCTCCGGCACCACGGGCCGCCCCAAGGGCGCCATCGTGCACCGCCGTGGCATGAACAACCACCTGCTCGCCAAGGCCGAGGACCTCACCCTCACCGCGGCCGACAGCGTGTTGCAGAACGCGCCGCTCAGCTTCGACATCTCCATCTGGCAGATGCTGTGCGCCCTCGTCGTCGGCGGGCGCACCCGGATCGCCGACGACTCCCTGGTGGCCGACCCGGACCGGCTGTTCGGCCAGGTCGCCGCCGAGCGCGTCACCGGCGTCGAGGTGGTGCCCTCGCTGCTGCGCACCACCCTGGACACCTGGGACACCACCGGCGGGGCCCCCGAACTGCCCGCGCTGCGCTGGCTGATGGTCACCGGCGAGGCCCTGGCGGCCGACCTGTGCGCCCGCTGGTTCGCCCGCTTCCCCGGCATCCCGCTGGTCAACGCGTACGGGCCCACCGAGTGCTCGGACGACGTCACGCACGCCTGGCTGACCGCCGACGCCCCGCCGGCGGCCGGGCAGCGGGTGCCGATCGGCGGCGTCATCCGCAACACCGAGCTGTACGTCCTCGACGCTCACCTGCGCCCCATGCCGCTCGGCGCCGTCGGCGAGCTGTACGTGGGCGGCGTCGGCGTCGGCTACGGGTACGTCGGCGACGCCGCCAAGACCGCCGACACCTTCCTGCCCGACCCCTTCTCCGGCCGGCCGGGCGCACGCCTGTACCGCACCGGCGACCAGGCCCGCTACCGCCCCGACGGGCAGCTTGAGTTCCTCGGCCGCAACGACCACCAGGTCAAGATCCGCGGCCAGCGCATCGAACTCGCCGAGGTGGAGGCCGCCCTGCGGGAGGCCGACGGCGTACGCGACGCCGTCGTCACCGTCCGTACCGACCAGGGCGGCCACAACCGACTCGTCGGCTACTACACCGGCGACGCCACCCCCCAGGACGTACGCGCCCACGCCACCGGCACGCTCACCGCCGCCATGGTGCCCTCGGCGCTCGTCCCGCTGCCCACCTTGCCGCTCAGCGACAACGGCAAGGTGGACCGGGCCCGGCTCCCCGAGCCCGACCTGCCGACGCCCGGCGCCGGCCGCGCCCCCGCCACCGAGCGCGAACAGGCCCTGTGCGCGCTCTTCGCCGAGGTGCTCGGGGTGGACCGGGTCGGCGTGGACGACGACTTCTTCGACCTCGGCGGCCACTCGCTGCTCGCCACCCGGCTCGCCGCCCGGGTGCGCGCCCGGCTCGGCGTGCGGCTCCCGGTGCGGCTGCTGTTCGAGGCGCCCACCGTCGCGGGCCTGGCCGCCCGCCTGGACACCGACGACCGGGCCGCCGGCCTGAACGTCCTGCTGCCGCTGCGCCGCGCCGGCTCCCGGCCCCCGCTGTTCTGCGTCCACCCCGGCACCGGCCTGGCCTGGCCGTACGCCCGCCTCGCCGGCCTGCTCGACGCCGAACAGCCGCTGTACGGCCTCCAGGCCAGGGCCCTGACCCGGCCCGATTTCGCGCCCGTGAGCACCGCCGAGATGGCCGCCGACTACGCCGAGCGGATCCGCTCGGTCACCCCGCACGGCCCCTACCTGCTGCTCGGCTGGTCGTCGGGGGGCCGGATCGCCCACGAGGTGGCCGTGCGGCTGCGTGCGGCGGGCGAACGCGTGCCGGTGCTCGCCCTGTTGGACGCCGAGCCCGCGCACGGGGGCGCCGCGCCGCGGGCGGGCCACGCGGAGCCACCGGCCGCCGCCCCCGACCCGGCCGCCGAGGCGGAGTTCGTCGCGCACCTCCTGCACGAGGCGGGACTGAGCGCCACCGCCTGGGACGAGCGGCCCCTGACACTGGCCGAACTGCGGCGGGCCGCGGCGGAGGGGGCCGACGCCCCACCCGGCACCCTCGGCGCGGCGCTCGCCGCCGCCGAATCCCCGCTCACCGGCTTGGAGGGCACGACGCTGGACGCCCTGTACGCCACCTACCGCAACGAGGCCGGCATCGGTGCCGAGCCACCGGCCCGGCCCTTCGACGGCGACGTGCTGTTCTTCACCGCGGGCCGCACCACGGGCCGGGAGGCCGTGACCGGCGGCACGCTGGCCGAGCTGTGGAAGCCGTACGTCACCGGCCGGGTCCACGACCACGTCGTGGACTGCCACCACCTGGAGATGACCGCTCCCGGGCCGCTGGCCGAGATAGCGGCCGTCCTGGAGAAGCACCTCACTACCGTGGAGTCAGCCGCGACCCGGCGTCCGTAGGAAGCCAGAGTCCGCCGCTGCGACCACCCGAGCGCGACCGGGGACGGGCGGGGCCCGCGAGGGCGCCCGCCCCCCGGGCGGACCAGCCGAGCACGCCCCGCACGCCCAACAACCCGTAGCTGTCAGGTGTGGACCGGTCCGAGGCCGCGACGATCTCGCAGGCCCGGGAGAGGGACGATCGACATGATCTTCGAAAGAGCCTCCGACGTCGTCATGGACGACGTATTCCTCCGTCTGCCCGGCTTCCTCGCCACCGGCGAGGTGTTCCTGAAGCTGGAAGGGCTCAACCCGGCGGGATCGGTCAAGCTCAAGACCGCCGTCGCGCTGATCGAGTCACTGGAGCGGACCGGTGCGCTGCGCGCCGGCTCCCGCGTCATCGAGTCCTCGTCCGGCAACCTCGGCGTCGCCCTCTCGGTGGCCTGCGCGGCCAGGGGGTACGGGCTCACGGTGGTCACCGACCCCAACGCGGCCCGGCACTCGATCCGCGTCATGGAGAGCCTGGGCACCGACGTGGTCGTGGTCAGCACCCGCGACGCGCAGGGCGGCTACCTGCACACCCGGATCAACTACATCCACCAACGCCTGGCCGCCGACCCGGAGTTAGTGTGGCTCAACCAGTACGCCAACCCCGCCGGTGTCCGCGCCCACCGGGACCGCACCGCCGCCGCCGTACACGCCGGGCTCGGCCCCGTGGACGCGCTGTTCGTCGGCTGCGGCACCACCGGCACCCTGATGGGCTGCGTCGACTACTTCGGCGAACACAGCCCGGCCACCCGCGTCATCGCCGTCGACTCGGTCGGCTCGGTCACCTTCGGCGCCCCCGCCGCCCCCCGCTTCATCCCCGGCCTCGGCGCCAGCCGGCGGCCCGAGATCTTCGTGGACGACGGCGGCTTCGAGAAGACCCTGATCGCCGAGGCCGACACCGTGGCCATGTGCCGCCGGGTCGCCGAGACCTACGGGCTCCTCGTCGGCGGCTCCACCGGCACCGTGCTCGCCGCCGTGCGGCAACTCGCCCCCTCGCTGCCCGAGGGCTCCCGGGTCGCGGCCATATCCCCGGACATGGGCGACAAGTACATCGACACCGTCTACTCCGACACCTGGGTCACCGAGCGCTACGCGGACGTCTCCGGGTTGGCGAGCCTCGGCCACGTCACCACCACCTGACCACCCGGCCCACCCGAAACGGGCGCGGGCCGGCACCCTCGACCACCAGCCAACCACCAGCCACATCGCAGTCAGCCCGACCGAGTTCACGCCCACTCCCACCCACCCAGAAGGAAGAGCCGATGTCCCACTTCTTCGTCGTGCCCGGCGCGGCCGTCTCCACCGTCCTGGCCGGCGCGCACCAGGACGTCCTGCGCATCGTCGCCGACACCTACATCGCCCACGAGCAGGGACTGTCGGTCAACCCCGACAGCTACTTCCTGCGCTTCCCGGACAAGCCCAACGCGCGCGTCATCGCCCTGCCCTCCTACCTCGGCGGCGACGTCGACACCATCGGCATGAAGTGGATCGCCAGCTTCCCCGACAACATCAAGGAGGGCCTGCCGCGCGCCTCGGCCACGCTGCTGCTCAACGACTACGCCACCGGCTACCCGCTGGCCTGCCTGGAGGCCGCCACCATCAGCGCCGTACGCACCGCGGCATCGGCCGCCGTCGCCGCCTCCCGGCTGGTCACCTCGGCAGAACCGGCACGGCTCGCGGTCGTCGGCGCCGGCGTCATCGCCCGCACCATCCTCGACTACCTGCACGCGGCCGGCGTGGCCGTGGCCGACGTGCTCGTCCACGACCTCGACCCCACCAGCGCCGGCCACCTGAGCGAGCACGCCGCCACCCGCTTCGGCGTCCCGGTCGCCATCGGCACCCTGGACGACGCCCTCGACCGGGACCTGGTGGTCTTCGCCACCACCGCGGCCACCCCCTACGTCGGCGC includes these proteins:
- the sbnB gene encoding 2,3-diaminopropionate biosynthesis protein SbnB is translated as MSHFFVVPGAAVSTVLAGAHQDVLRIVADTYIAHEQGLSVNPDSYFLRFPDKPNARVIALPSYLGGDVDTIGMKWIASFPDNIKEGLPRASATLLLNDYATGYPLACLEAATISAVRTAASAAVAASRLVTSAEPARLAVVGAGVIARTILDYLHAAGVAVADVLVHDLDPTSAGHLSEHAATRFGVPVAIGTLDDALDRDLVVFATTAATPYVGADTSLRPSQVLLNISLRDIAPEVLLRSNNVVDDVDHCLKAQTSPHLAEQLTGGRDFITGTLGALLQGEVTLDPAKPTVFSPFGLGILDLAVGHHVLGQARRQGTAIEIPDFIGETKRW